The Sesamum indicum cultivar Zhongzhi No. 13 linkage group LG1, S_indicum_v1.0, whole genome shotgun sequence genome includes a window with the following:
- the LOC105158521 gene encoding uncharacterized protein LOC105158521, producing the protein MSTGAAASAACATVNGGVRPNGHQQQQLVSSVMNTKGCGFQMPLHYPRYKKSDYEKMPEWQLDCLLKEYGLPVAGDVHQKRKFAMGAFLWPDQL; encoded by the coding sequence ATGAGCACCGGAGCAGCTGCTTCTGCAGCATGCGCCACCGTGAACGGCGGCGTGAGGCCGAACGGCcaccagcagcagcagctaGTCAGCAGTGTGATGAACACAAAGGGTTGTGGTTTTCAGATGCCTCTTCACTACCCAAGGTACAAGAAGTCCGACTACGAGAAGATGCCGGAGTGGCAGCTGGACTGCCTGCTGAAAGAGTACGGCCTGCCCGTCGCCGGAGATGTTCATCAGAAGAGAAAGTTCGCCATGGGAGCCTTTCTTTGGCCCGACCAGCTCTAG
- the LOC105158532 gene encoding protein SPA1-RELATED 2 → MDEAIGDEVVELVDDRHIRNKENEFSLKPGSSSMLQSNEMITPGVNDYPENSKNGYSDILEAKDLDRIGSSEHASASPRCMNDAGVMVEELTLRNYDGERLTIVGTSSNRERVQAKRNQWQNLYQIAGVSGIGNLHGPAGYKGKGQATSSAREDRSKNLFSGLLDQNDPPTNYNHNAVMDNLLSNDDKGASGDILYSSGGIRTKILSKSGFSEYFIKSTLRGKGVIHKSQACRGSDTESGDLDHSKSGIGGSTNSAALGLTAKSVSPISDGVSHPWNTVSTANGITLREWLEAGGKRANRAEKMLIFRQVLNLVDISHSHGVSLQDLRPSCFKLLRSYQVMYLGSSVRSGLTQDVTDQDTHQSNYNRYEKKPMYQSMLHLDNHAGKKRKLDDNMTFIQRWPQFPSRSGIRSAPINVVKVDGADSLDPSNDAGYEHNPKTELKNQNKFFGRNVPNSSQTSQASVSCMLEEKWYTSPELFKEKGCTFASNIYCLGVLLFELLGSFDSGRSLAAAMLDLRHRILPPSFLSENPKEAGFCLWLLHPEPSLRPSTSEILQSEFISEVQELSGCELLPSINEEDEESELLLYFLTLLDEQKQKDASNLVEQIQCIEADIQEVEKRRKKKSMVLSSLPQESLTGSGSKSGRRSASLDMFPKMAPLSNTETRLMSSIGQLENAYFSMRSNIKLSDSDFDTQRDGELLRSRENWSTMGMEDKSNSADRLGGFFDGLCKYARYSKFKVRGILRNGEFSNSGNVICSLSFDRDEDYLAAGGVSKKIKIFEFQALFNDSVDIHYPVVEMSNKSKLSCICWNSYIRNYLASTDYDGIVKLWDAATGQEFCHFIEHSERAWSVDFSRVDPMKIASGSDDRLVKLWNINEKNSLCTIRNNANVCCVQFSAHSTHLLSFSSADYKTYCYDLRNVSTPWCILAGHEKAVSYSKFLDAETLVSASTDNTLKVWDLKKTSSNCLSRDACILTLRGHTNEKNFVGLSVADGYITCGSETNEVFAYYKSLPMPITTHKFGSIDPITGKETEDDNGQFVSSVCWRQKSNMVVAANSSGCIKLLQMV, encoded by the exons ATGGATGAAGCAATAGGTGATGAGGTTGTTGAACTTGTGGATGACAGACACATTAGAAATAAAGAGAATGAGTTCTCGTTGAAACCTGGCAGCTCCAGCATGCTGCAATCGAATGAAATGATTACACCTGGTGTTAATGATTATCCTGAGAACTCAAAGAATGGATATTCAGATATTTTGGAGGCAAAAGACCTAGACAGAATAGGTTCTTCTGAACATGCAAGTGCCAGTCCTCGCTGTATGAATGATGCTGGAGTCATGGTTGAGGAGTTGACTCTGAGAAATTATGATGGGGAAAGGTTGACTATAGTGGGTACTTCTAGTAATAGAGAACGAGTGCAAGCTAAGCGAAACCAGTGGCAGAATTTGTATCAGATAGCGGGTGTATCAGGAATCGGCAACCTTCATGGACCAGCCGGGTACAAAGGAAAAGGTCAGGCAACCTCAAGTGCCAGGGAGGACCGGAgcaagaatttattttctggCTTACTAGATCAAAATGACCCACCAACAAACTACAATCACAATGCTGTCATGGACAATTTATTAAGCAATGATGACAAAGGTGCTTCAGGTGATATCTTGTATTCTTCTGGAGGTATCCGGACAAAAATTCTATCTAAATCTGGGTTTTCAGAGTACTTCATTAAGAGTACGTTGAGAGGCAAAGGGGTAATACATAAAAGCCAAGCTTGCAGAGGATCTGATACTGAGTCTGGGGACCTGGATCATTCTAAGTCTGGCATTGGTGGTTCGACAAATTCTGCTGCACTAGGCTTGACTGCAAAGTCTGTTTCGCCTATTTCAGATGGTGTTTCTCATCCATGGAATACTGTTAGTACTGCTAATGGGATAACTTTAAGAGAATGGCTAGAAGCAGGGGGGAAGAGGGCAAATAGAGCTGAAAAGATGCTTATATTTAGACAGGTTCTGAATCTTGTTGACATTTCACATTCTCATGGAGTTTCCCTTCAGGACTTGAGGCCCTCCTGCTTCAAGTTGTTGAGATCATACCAGGTCATGTATCTAGGATCTTCTGTACGGTCAGGGTTAACACAAGATGTTACAGATCAAGATACTCACCAATCAAATTATAACCGATATGAAAAGAAGCCAATGTATCAAAGCATGCTTCACTTGGACAACCACGCTGGGAAGAAGCGGAAATTAGATGACAATATGACCTTTATCCAAAGGTGGCCCCAATTTCCATCAAGGTCTGGCATTAGATCTGCACCCATAAATGTTGTCAAGGTAGATGGTGCTGACTCTCTGGATCCTAGCAATGATGCAGGCTACGAGCACAATCCTAAAACAGAACTTAAGAACCAGAACAAGTTCTTTGGCCGTAATGTGCCTAACTCATCACAAACATCCCAGGCCTCTGTGAGTTGTATGCTGGAAGAGAAGTGGTATACCAGTCCTGAGCTGTTCAAGGAGAAGGGCTGTACCTTTGCGTCAAATATCTACTGCTTGGGGGTCCTTCTCTTTGAG TTACTTGGCTCATTTGATTCTGGAAGATCTCTTGCTGCTGCAATGCTTGATTTACGTCATAGGATTCTTCCACCAAGTTTTCTTTCAGAGAATCCCAAGGAAGCTGGATTTTGCCTTTGGTTACTTCATCCTGAACCTTCATTACGCCCAAGCACCAG TGAAATTCTGCAGTCTGAATTTATAAGTGAAGTTCAAGAATTATCTGGGTGTGAGTTGTTGCCATCTATAAATGAAGAGGATGAGGAATCAGAACTGTTGTTGTATTTCCTTACTTTACTAGATGAGCAAAAACAAAAGGATGCATCCAATCTAGTGGAACAAATCCAGTGCATAGAAGCTGATATTCAAGAGGTTGAGAAACggagaaagaagaaatcaaTGGTTCTGTCTTCCTTGCCTCAGGAGTCTCTCACTGGAAGTGGAAGCAAGTCCGGCAGACGAAGTGCAAGTTTAGATATGTTTCCTAAGATGGCCCCTCTAAGTAATACAGAAACAAGGTTGATGAGTAGTATCGGGCAACTTGAAAATGCTTACTTTTCCATGAGATCCAACATTAAGCTTTCAGACAGTGATTTTGACACTCAGAGGGATGGAGAACTGTTGAGAAGCCGTGAAAACTGGTCCACCATGGGAATGGAGGACAAGTCCAATTCGGCTGATCGTTTAGGGGGCTTCTTTGATGGTTTGTGCAAATATGCTCGATACAGCAAATTCAAAGTACGAGGAATTTTACGGAATGGAGAATTCAGCAATTCCGGAAATGTCATATGCTCTTTGAGTTTTGACAGGGATGAAGACTATTTAGCTGCAGGAGGCGTGTcaaagaagataaaaattttCGAATTTCAAGCTCTCTTTAATGACTCTGTTGACATTCATTATCCAGTCGTTGAgatgtcaaataaatcaaagctAAGTTGCATTTGCTGGAATAGCTACATCAGAAATTACCTAGCATCGACGGATTATGATGGCATAGTCAAG TTATGGGATGCAGCAACTGGTCAAGAGTTTTGTCATTTCATTGAGCATAGTGAGAGGGCTTGGTCTGTTGATTTCTCTCGTGTTGATCCGATGAAAATAGCCAGTGGCAGTGATGATCGTTTGGTGAAGCTTTGGAACATCAATGAA AAAAACAGTTTATGCACGATCAGGAACAATGCAAATGTTTGCTGTGTACAGTTCTCAGCCCACTCCACTCATTTGTTGTCTTTTAGCTCTGCTGATTATAAGACCTACTGCTATGATCTTCGCAATGTTTCAACACCTTGGTGCATATTAGCTGGCCATGAGAAAGCTGTTAGCTACTCGAAATTCTTGGATGCGGAAACTCTTGTTTCTGCATCTACTGACAACACACTGAAAGTTTGGGATCTAAAGAAGACAAGTTCCAATTGTTTATCAAGAGATGCTTGTATCTTAACTCTTAGAGGGCATACAAATGAGAAG AACTTTGTTGGCTTATCAGTTGCTGATGGGTATATAACATGTGGTTCAGAGACAAACGAG GTATTTGCCTATTACAAGTCTTTGCCCATGCCAATTACTACCCACAAATTTGGCTCCATCGATCCCATAACTGGTAAGGAGACTGAAGACGACAATGGACAGTTTGTTTCAAGTGTTTGCTGGAGACAGAAATCAAACATGGTGGTTGCTGCCAATTCATCCGGGTGTATCAAACTTCTGCAGATGGTTTAG
- the LOC105158540 gene encoding uncharacterized protein LOC105158540 isoform X1, with the protein MSSPDCEKLISTMDRSLPIAELIKLIEHSFHGCEFNEIENILIDWEENMKVEMENLVRDRDSIKEEVRLLERTQDLAVLQKMKLEEKLQRSRMKCEELNETITRLMEQQRVYIDRGNRAAERCEKINEENIKISKEKNKLILDLNEKINELKNKNLESERLVAMCEHKIKFFDARLVKLAQEIECFRTEKLTADQTMKDLRQRLLEADQVAEDLKRQNIELTQTVDDLRLKKLESESRLENLTPRIKKVEEALAHMLSVKVEDLVTFLDGIEGVAAKDERGNGDFPNSEGVKDDLENDSSQDEGDDDAVNMGVRARSTCNSTGSGCIGLSKRGSCRKQVQSCRVKEDGSNTVQTSPGSQYGYNSPPTESSGDDHENEREGLRRSGPHAGFMCPSVEAPVRGELGGTGSPSKMACSSSAAGNIIVLCDSDDENPPDETACTPDRGANVGENEMTFDKFVRTPSSSQRNQRNRTDFSEDSLVNLSRKRKRSIARSDKVNIPINQKKNQILEPTNDGIGPLENNFLVKPTPSPISHSVSRSHEEKSGLVCDSQTPLQKFNALKDGDTTDSEDESCSDSCMDELIATLESEKLSRKWMFKADMLQAFQDDVELCMNAVCALYRQQFFTGKSTHGSSKYGVFSHIDSISGRVLAEYLIDGDPELRLKKSVSDVKEGRPDVLSKCRKLANIYHEKLFEIYCDRKDPFFGET; encoded by the exons ATGAGTTCACCAGACTGTGAGAAATTGATTTCCACGATGGATCGGAGCTTACCTATTGCGGAACTGATCAAACTCATTGAGCATTCTTTTCATGGGTGCGAGTTTAATGAGattgagaatatattgataGATTGGGAGGAAAATATGAAAGTTGAGATGGAGAACCTTGTAAGAGATCGTGATTCGATCAAAGAAGAGGTTCGCCTCTTAGAAAGAACCCAGGACTTGGCGGTGCTACAAAAGATGAAACTGGAGGAGAAGTTGCAAAGGAGTCGGATGAAATGTGAGGAGTTGAATGAGACAATTACGAGGTTGATGGAGCAGCAAAGGGTGTATATTGATAGAGGAAATCGAGCCGCCGAGCGGTGTGAGAAGATTAACGAGGAGAATATCAAGATTTCAAAGGAGAAGAATAAGTTAATTTTGGActtaaatgagaaaattaacgAGTTGAAGAATAAAAACTTGGAAAGTGAGAGGTTGGTGGCAATGTGTGAGCataagattaaattttttgatgcaAGACTTGTAAAATTGGCTCAGGAAATTGAGTGTTTTAGGACGGAGAAATTGACTGCCGATCAGACTATGAAGGACTTGAGGCAAAGGCTTTTGGAGGCTGATCAGGTCGCTGAGGACTTGAAGCGACAAAATATTGAGCTCACTCAGACAGTGGATGACTTGAGGCTCAAAAAATTGGAGTCTGAAAGCAGACTCGAGAATTTGACCCCAAGAATAAAGAAGGTGGAGGAGGCACTAGCTCATATGTTGAGTGTGAAAGTTGAAGATCTTGTTACTTTTTTAGATGGCATTGAGGGGGTTGCTGCTAAAGATGAACGAGGAAATGGGGATTTTCCAAATTCTGAGGGGGTAAAGGATGATCTGGAAAATGACAGTTCACAAGATGAAGGGGATGATGATGCCGTAAACATGGGTGTCCGGGCGCGGTCCACTTGTAATTCTACTGGAAGTGGATGCATTGGATTGTCAAAGAGAGGTA GTTGCAGAAAACAGGTTCAATCTTGTCGGGTAAAAGAGGATGGCTCAAATACAGTTCAGACTTCTCCAGGTTCACAATATGGTTATAATTCTCCTCCAACAGAAAGTAGTGGTGACGACCACGAAAATGAACGCGAAGGGCTAAGGCGTTCAG GTCCACATGCTGGTTTCATGTGCCCCAGTGTTGAAGCGCCTGTCAGAGGGGAGTTAGGGGGAACAGGGTCTCCTAGTAAAATGGCATGTTCATCTTCTGCTGCTGGGAATATCATTGTGCTATGTGACAGTGATGACGAGAACCCCCCCGATGAAACAGCCTGTACTCCAGATAGAGGTGCGAATGTGGGTGAAAATGAGATGACCTTTGATAAATTTGTTCGGACTCCATCTTCTAGCCAGAGAAATCAGCGGAACAGAACAGATTTCTCAGAGGATTCTCTCGTGAATTTGTCtagaaagaggaaaagaagCATAGCCAGAAGTGACAAGGTTAATATACCCATTAAtcagaagaaaaatcaaattctcGAACCAACTAATGATGGAATTGGACCGCTTGAAAATAACTTCCTGGTGAAGCCTACTCCGTCACCCATCAGTCATTCAGTGTCCAGAAGCCATGAAGAAAAATCTGGGTTAGTATGTGATTCTCAAACTCCCTTGCAGAAGTTTAATGCCTTAAAAGATGGGGATACTACAGATTCAGAAGATGAATCGTGCTCAGACTCCTGTATGGATGAACTTATTGCAACCCTTGAAAGTGAAAAGCTCAGTAGAAAATGGATGTTTAAAGCTGACATGCTGCAGGCCTTCCAGGATGATGTGGAATTGTGCATGAATGCCGTGTGTGCTCTTTACCGACAGCAATTTTTCACGGGAAAATCCACCCATGGTTCATCCAAGTATGGAGTATTCAGCCACATTGATTCGATAAG TGGGCGTGTGTTGGCTGAGTACCTGATTGATGGTGATCCAGAGCTCAGGCTCAAAAAATCAGTCTCTGATGTTAAAGAAGGACGCCCAGACGTTCTCAGCAAATGTAGAAAGCTTGCTAATATTTACCATGAGAAGCTATTCGAGATATATTGCGACAGAAAGGATCCTTTCTTTGGCGAAACTTAA
- the LOC105158540 gene encoding uncharacterized protein LOC105158540 isoform X3, producing MSSPDCEKLISTMDRSLPIAELIKLIEHSFHGCEFNEIENILIDWEENMKVEMENLVRDRDSIKEEVRLLERTQDLAVLQKMKLEEKLQRSRMKCEELNETITRLMEQQRVYIDRGNRAAERCEKINEENIKISKEKNKLILDLNEKINELKNKNLESERLVAMCEHKIKFFDARLVKLAQEIECFRTEKLTADQTMKDLRQRLLEADQVAEDLKRQNIELTQTVDDLRLKKLESESRLENLTPRIKKVEEALAHMLSVKVEDLVTFLDGIEGVAAKDERGNGDFPNSEGVKDDLENDSSQDEGDDDAVNMGVRARSTCNSTGSGCIGLSKRGSCRKQVQSCRVKEDGSNTVQTSPGPHAGFMCPSVEAPVRGELGGTGSPSKMACSSSAAGNIIVLCDSDDENPPDETACTPDRGANVGENEMTFDKFVRTPSSSQRNQRNRTDFSEDSLVNLSRKRKRSIARSDKVNIPINQKKNQILEPTNDGIGPLENNFLVKPTPSPISHSVSRSHEEKSGLVCDSQTPLQKFNALKDGDTTDSEDESCSDSCMDELIATLESEKLSRKWMFKADMLQAFQDDVELCMNAVCALYRQQFFTGKSTHGSSKYGVFSHIDSISGRVLAEYLIDGDPELRLKKSVSDVKEGRPDVLSKCRKLANIYHEKLFEIYCDRKDPFFGET from the exons ATGAGTTCACCAGACTGTGAGAAATTGATTTCCACGATGGATCGGAGCTTACCTATTGCGGAACTGATCAAACTCATTGAGCATTCTTTTCATGGGTGCGAGTTTAATGAGattgagaatatattgataGATTGGGAGGAAAATATGAAAGTTGAGATGGAGAACCTTGTAAGAGATCGTGATTCGATCAAAGAAGAGGTTCGCCTCTTAGAAAGAACCCAGGACTTGGCGGTGCTACAAAAGATGAAACTGGAGGAGAAGTTGCAAAGGAGTCGGATGAAATGTGAGGAGTTGAATGAGACAATTACGAGGTTGATGGAGCAGCAAAGGGTGTATATTGATAGAGGAAATCGAGCCGCCGAGCGGTGTGAGAAGATTAACGAGGAGAATATCAAGATTTCAAAGGAGAAGAATAAGTTAATTTTGGActtaaatgagaaaattaacgAGTTGAAGAATAAAAACTTGGAAAGTGAGAGGTTGGTGGCAATGTGTGAGCataagattaaattttttgatgcaAGACTTGTAAAATTGGCTCAGGAAATTGAGTGTTTTAGGACGGAGAAATTGACTGCCGATCAGACTATGAAGGACTTGAGGCAAAGGCTTTTGGAGGCTGATCAGGTCGCTGAGGACTTGAAGCGACAAAATATTGAGCTCACTCAGACAGTGGATGACTTGAGGCTCAAAAAATTGGAGTCTGAAAGCAGACTCGAGAATTTGACCCCAAGAATAAAGAAGGTGGAGGAGGCACTAGCTCATATGTTGAGTGTGAAAGTTGAAGATCTTGTTACTTTTTTAGATGGCATTGAGGGGGTTGCTGCTAAAGATGAACGAGGAAATGGGGATTTTCCAAATTCTGAGGGGGTAAAGGATGATCTGGAAAATGACAGTTCACAAGATGAAGGGGATGATGATGCCGTAAACATGGGTGTCCGGGCGCGGTCCACTTGTAATTCTACTGGAAGTGGATGCATTGGATTGTCAAAGAGAGGTA GTTGCAGAAAACAGGTTCAATCTTGTCGGGTAAAAGAGGATGGCTCAAATACAGTTCAGACTTCTCCAG GTCCACATGCTGGTTTCATGTGCCCCAGTGTTGAAGCGCCTGTCAGAGGGGAGTTAGGGGGAACAGGGTCTCCTAGTAAAATGGCATGTTCATCTTCTGCTGCTGGGAATATCATTGTGCTATGTGACAGTGATGACGAGAACCCCCCCGATGAAACAGCCTGTACTCCAGATAGAGGTGCGAATGTGGGTGAAAATGAGATGACCTTTGATAAATTTGTTCGGACTCCATCTTCTAGCCAGAGAAATCAGCGGAACAGAACAGATTTCTCAGAGGATTCTCTCGTGAATTTGTCtagaaagaggaaaagaagCATAGCCAGAAGTGACAAGGTTAATATACCCATTAAtcagaagaaaaatcaaattctcGAACCAACTAATGATGGAATTGGACCGCTTGAAAATAACTTCCTGGTGAAGCCTACTCCGTCACCCATCAGTCATTCAGTGTCCAGAAGCCATGAAGAAAAATCTGGGTTAGTATGTGATTCTCAAACTCCCTTGCAGAAGTTTAATGCCTTAAAAGATGGGGATACTACAGATTCAGAAGATGAATCGTGCTCAGACTCCTGTATGGATGAACTTATTGCAACCCTTGAAAGTGAAAAGCTCAGTAGAAAATGGATGTTTAAAGCTGACATGCTGCAGGCCTTCCAGGATGATGTGGAATTGTGCATGAATGCCGTGTGTGCTCTTTACCGACAGCAATTTTTCACGGGAAAATCCACCCATGGTTCATCCAAGTATGGAGTATTCAGCCACATTGATTCGATAAG TGGGCGTGTGTTGGCTGAGTACCTGATTGATGGTGATCCAGAGCTCAGGCTCAAAAAATCAGTCTCTGATGTTAAAGAAGGACGCCCAGACGTTCTCAGCAAATGTAGAAAGCTTGCTAATATTTACCATGAGAAGCTATTCGAGATATATTGCGACAGAAAGGATCCTTTCTTTGGCGAAACTTAA
- the LOC105158540 gene encoding uncharacterized protein LOC105158540 isoform X2 → MSSPDCEKLISTMDRSLPIAELIKLIEHSFHGCEFNEIENILIDWEENMKVEMENLVRDRDSIKEEVRLLERTQDLAVLQKMKLEEKLQRSRMKCEELNETITRLMEQQRVYIDRGNRAAERCEKINEENIKISKEKNKLILDLNEKINELKNKNLESERLVAMCEHKIKFFDARLVKLAQEIECFRTEKLTADQTMKDLRQRLLEADQVAEDLKRQNIELTQTVDDLRLKKLESESRLENLTPRIKKVEEALAHMLSVKVEDLVTFLDGIEGVAAKDERGNGDFPNSEGVKDDLENDSSQDEGDDDAVNMGVRARSTCNSTGSGCIGLSKRGCRKQVQSCRVKEDGSNTVQTSPGSQYGYNSPPTESSGDDHENEREGLRRSGPHAGFMCPSVEAPVRGELGGTGSPSKMACSSSAAGNIIVLCDSDDENPPDETACTPDRGANVGENEMTFDKFVRTPSSSQRNQRNRTDFSEDSLVNLSRKRKRSIARSDKVNIPINQKKNQILEPTNDGIGPLENNFLVKPTPSPISHSVSRSHEEKSGLVCDSQTPLQKFNALKDGDTTDSEDESCSDSCMDELIATLESEKLSRKWMFKADMLQAFQDDVELCMNAVCALYRQQFFTGKSTHGSSKYGVFSHIDSISGRVLAEYLIDGDPELRLKKSVSDVKEGRPDVLSKCRKLANIYHEKLFEIYCDRKDPFFGET, encoded by the exons ATGAGTTCACCAGACTGTGAGAAATTGATTTCCACGATGGATCGGAGCTTACCTATTGCGGAACTGATCAAACTCATTGAGCATTCTTTTCATGGGTGCGAGTTTAATGAGattgagaatatattgataGATTGGGAGGAAAATATGAAAGTTGAGATGGAGAACCTTGTAAGAGATCGTGATTCGATCAAAGAAGAGGTTCGCCTCTTAGAAAGAACCCAGGACTTGGCGGTGCTACAAAAGATGAAACTGGAGGAGAAGTTGCAAAGGAGTCGGATGAAATGTGAGGAGTTGAATGAGACAATTACGAGGTTGATGGAGCAGCAAAGGGTGTATATTGATAGAGGAAATCGAGCCGCCGAGCGGTGTGAGAAGATTAACGAGGAGAATATCAAGATTTCAAAGGAGAAGAATAAGTTAATTTTGGActtaaatgagaaaattaacgAGTTGAAGAATAAAAACTTGGAAAGTGAGAGGTTGGTGGCAATGTGTGAGCataagattaaattttttgatgcaAGACTTGTAAAATTGGCTCAGGAAATTGAGTGTTTTAGGACGGAGAAATTGACTGCCGATCAGACTATGAAGGACTTGAGGCAAAGGCTTTTGGAGGCTGATCAGGTCGCTGAGGACTTGAAGCGACAAAATATTGAGCTCACTCAGACAGTGGATGACTTGAGGCTCAAAAAATTGGAGTCTGAAAGCAGACTCGAGAATTTGACCCCAAGAATAAAGAAGGTGGAGGAGGCACTAGCTCATATGTTGAGTGTGAAAGTTGAAGATCTTGTTACTTTTTTAGATGGCATTGAGGGGGTTGCTGCTAAAGATGAACGAGGAAATGGGGATTTTCCAAATTCTGAGGGGGTAAAGGATGATCTGGAAAATGACAGTTCACAAGATGAAGGGGATGATGATGCCGTAAACATGGGTGTCCGGGCGCGGTCCACTTGTAATTCTACTGGAAGTGGATGCATTGGATTGTCAAAGAGAG GTTGCAGAAAACAGGTTCAATCTTGTCGGGTAAAAGAGGATGGCTCAAATACAGTTCAGACTTCTCCAGGTTCACAATATGGTTATAATTCTCCTCCAACAGAAAGTAGTGGTGACGACCACGAAAATGAACGCGAAGGGCTAAGGCGTTCAG GTCCACATGCTGGTTTCATGTGCCCCAGTGTTGAAGCGCCTGTCAGAGGGGAGTTAGGGGGAACAGGGTCTCCTAGTAAAATGGCATGTTCATCTTCTGCTGCTGGGAATATCATTGTGCTATGTGACAGTGATGACGAGAACCCCCCCGATGAAACAGCCTGTACTCCAGATAGAGGTGCGAATGTGGGTGAAAATGAGATGACCTTTGATAAATTTGTTCGGACTCCATCTTCTAGCCAGAGAAATCAGCGGAACAGAACAGATTTCTCAGAGGATTCTCTCGTGAATTTGTCtagaaagaggaaaagaagCATAGCCAGAAGTGACAAGGTTAATATACCCATTAAtcagaagaaaaatcaaattctcGAACCAACTAATGATGGAATTGGACCGCTTGAAAATAACTTCCTGGTGAAGCCTACTCCGTCACCCATCAGTCATTCAGTGTCCAGAAGCCATGAAGAAAAATCTGGGTTAGTATGTGATTCTCAAACTCCCTTGCAGAAGTTTAATGCCTTAAAAGATGGGGATACTACAGATTCAGAAGATGAATCGTGCTCAGACTCCTGTATGGATGAACTTATTGCAACCCTTGAAAGTGAAAAGCTCAGTAGAAAATGGATGTTTAAAGCTGACATGCTGCAGGCCTTCCAGGATGATGTGGAATTGTGCATGAATGCCGTGTGTGCTCTTTACCGACAGCAATTTTTCACGGGAAAATCCACCCATGGTTCATCCAAGTATGGAGTATTCAGCCACATTGATTCGATAAG TGGGCGTGTGTTGGCTGAGTACCTGATTGATGGTGATCCAGAGCTCAGGCTCAAAAAATCAGTCTCTGATGTTAAAGAAGGACGCCCAGACGTTCTCAGCAAATGTAGAAAGCTTGCTAATATTTACCATGAGAAGCTATTCGAGATATATTGCGACAGAAAGGATCCTTTCTTTGGCGAAACTTAA